The following DNA comes from Ruficoccus amylovorans.
GGTCTTGACCTGCGGTTTTCGGGAGGGCTGGTTTTCAATCATTAACGGGGAAGGAGAGGTATTCAGTTTTACGCCGGAGACGGCGGAGGCCTCGATGGCCGGGCTGAACGCGATTATCCTGCATCACCTCGGCAAGGCGGCGGAGATCCTGATTTTCCTGATCGGGGCGATGACTATCGTGGAGATCATCGACTTGCACCAGGGCTTTGGCATCCTCAAGGGGGCCGTACGCACCCAGAGTAAGTGCAAGCTGCTGTGGATCACCGGGATTGGCGGGTTTGTCCTCTCCTCGGTCATCGACAACCTGACCGCCACGATCATCCTCGTGACGCTCCTGCGCAAGCTCATCTCCTCCCGCGAGGAGCGCATCTGGTACGTGAGCCTGGTTGTGATTGCAGCCAATGCCGGGGGCGCCTGGTCTCCGATCGGTGACGTGACGACGACCATGCTCTGGATCGCGAACAAGGTCTCTGCCACGCATCTGGTGCTCTACACCGTGCTGCCGTCTGTTATCTGCTTCGCGGTGCCGTTCGGGATCGCCTCGTTCCTGCCGGTGTTCCGGGGAAACCTCTCGGTGGACAACGAGTCCGACCTCGAAGAGGAACGCCTGCTCAGCAGCCGGACGATGCTCTGGCTCGGCCTCGGGGCGATTGTCTCGGTGCCGGTGTTCAAGGCGCTGGTCCACCTGCCCCCCTACATGGGGATCATGCTGGGACTGGGAATTGTCTGGGCGGTGTCGGAGAGCATCCACCCGGAAAGGGATTTCAAGCAGGCCCGGCGCTACCTGTACTCCTCCAACCGCGCACTCTCGAAGATCGAGATGTCGAGCATTCTGTTTTTCTGGGGTATCCTGATGGCGGTCGGCGTGCTGGAGTCGCTGGTCTATGGCTCGGTCGGCGGTGAGCCGATGGGGGCGCTGCGCTACATGGCCGAAAGCCTGCGGACCGTCATCCCCAACGAAAATATCGTCGTGCTTTTGTTGGGGATGCTCTCGTCGGTGGTGGACAACGTGCCGCTGGTGGCCGCCTCGATTGGGATGTACAACGATCCGCTGAACGCGCCGGTCTGGCAGTTTATCGCTCTCTCGGCGGGCACGGGCGGGAGCCTGCTCATTATCGGCTCGGCCGCCGGGGTCGCCGCCATGGGCATGGAGAAGATCGACTTCCTGTGGTACCTGAAGCGGGTGTCCTGGCTGGCGCTGATCGGCTTCTTCGCCGGGGCGGGTGTCTTTCTCGCTATGGCCTGAGCGGGGTCAGAAAACCTGTTGCCCCCGAAAAATAGGGTAAGCTGCGTGCCCGTGGTTGCACGTGGAGTTGAGCGCGCTATACTGGTTGCTATGAACAAGCGACCTCTCGGTAATTCTGGCATGGAAATCACGCCCGTGGGCTTCGGGGCCTGGGCGGTCGGCGGCAACTGGAAATACGGCTGGGGCGACCAGGAGGACAAGGACTCGGTCGCGGCTATCCACAAGGCGCTCGAACTCGGCGTGAACTGGATCGACACCGCCGCGGCCTACGGCCTGGGACACTCCGAGGAGGTCGTGGCGCGCGCGTTGGCCGACTGGCCGGGCGAGCGGCCCTACGTTTTTACCAAGTGCGGGATCGTCTGGGATGAAAAAGGGGAGGTGGATTTCAAGGTTCCGGCGCAGTCGGTCCGCCGCGAGATCGAGGCCAGCCTGAAGCGGCTCAAGGTCGATGTGATCGACCTTTACCAGATGCACTGGCCCGCCGACGAACTGGACGAAACGCTCGAAGGCTGGGCCGAGATGGCCAAGCTGAAAGCCGAGGGCAAAGTCCGCTGGATCGGGGCCTCGAACTTTAGTCGTGAAGAGCTGGAGAAGGCGTCGGAAATCGCACCCGTCACCTCCTTGCAACCGCCGTATTCGCTCCTGCGCCGCGAGATTGAACAGGACGTGCTGCCGTACTGCGGCCAACACGGGATCGGCGTGATTGTTTACTCGCCGATGGGCTCGGGGATGCTCACTGGTGCCATGACGCGCGAGCGTGCCGCCAAGCTCCCCAAGGCCGACTGGCGCAGCGGCAACGCCGAGTTTCAGGAGCCGAAGCTTTCCGAAAACCTGCGTCTGGTCGAGCGTTTGCGCGAAGTCGCCGCCGCCCACGGTCGCACTCCCGGCGAGGCCGCCATCGCCTGGACCCTGCGGCGTCCGGAAGTGACCGGGGCCATCGTCGGCGGGCGCAACGCCGCCCAGGTGGAAGGCATCATCGGGGCGATGGATTTCCGACTCAGCGACAGCGAAATCGCCCATATAGAGGGTCCGGTTTGTGCACGCGGATAGGCGGGGGCGGGGCAGGCACCCCGGAGCATGCGCAGGCTCTGCTTCTTCGGCAGGTGTGTGCTATGTGGATGGCACCTGGCACGAGGACTTTCGTCGCTTGCCCGACCCGAACAGCCACCGACCAGCGCACATCGCGAGCGACGAAAAATGACGGCGTCTTTATGCCATTTACCCGATAGCGCTTCGTGGTCAGGGGGTTGGGGATTTTTCAATTTTGGGCGGAAGGAGATGGCTGGATTAGGGGGGCTAATGAAGAGCTAAACCGGCGTTTGAAAGTGCGGACGGGTGGCCGTTTCCGCGTGCCATTGTGTTTGGATCGGTTTTACTCGACTACTAGATTTAGCGGCTTTACGCTAAAAACACCCCACATGTAGTAAGTTGTTCACCGCTATTCACATTTTATTCGCATGAAAGACCAATCCTCCACCCGCAACCAGACTCCCAGGCACGCGCTCACCATCAACCGCTGCTTTTCCTCTTCGGACGTCCACCCCTATGGTCAGTTGACCTGGGAATACCGCACTGCCGAAATCACCGACGATAAGGGCAAGGCCATCTTCAAGCAGGACAACATCGAAGTCCCGGCCGCCTTCTCCGACCTGGCGACAAAAATCCTCGCCTCGAAATACCTCTACGGCGACATCGACAACGGTACCGATCCGAAAAACGGGGGCCGCGAAAGCTCTTTTAAGCAGGTGATTGACCGCGTGGCGGGCACCATCACCGATTGGGGCCTGGCCGACGGCTACTTCAAGGACGAGCAACAGGCGAACATCTTCCGAGACGAGCTGACCTGGCTGCTTGCCAACCAGTACGGCGCCTTCAATTCGCCGGTCTGGTTCAACCTCGGCCTCTACCACGCCTACGGAATCGGCAAGGACTCGTGCAAGGGCAACTTTTACTGGAACCAGCAGCACGATGTCGTCATGCGGGCCGAGAGCCAGTACGAGTACCCGCAGTGCTCGGCCTGCTTCATCCAGCACGTCGAGGACAACATGGAGTCGATCATGGACCTGGCCCGCGCCG
Coding sequences within:
- the nhaD gene encoding sodium:proton antiporter NhaD, producing the protein MEPVLVLIFVLGYLAITLEHPLKLDKTVPALLMAVIMWAVLTCGFREGWFSIINGEGEVFSFTPETAEASMAGLNAIILHHLGKAAEILIFLIGAMTIVEIIDLHQGFGILKGAVRTQSKCKLLWITGIGGFVLSSVIDNLTATIILVTLLRKLISSREERIWYVSLVVIAANAGGAWSPIGDVTTTMLWIANKVSATHLVLYTVLPSVICFAVPFGIASFLPVFRGNLSVDNESDLEEERLLSSRTMLWLGLGAIVSVPVFKALVHLPPYMGIMLGLGIVWAVSESIHPERDFKQARRYLYSSNRALSKIEMSSILFFWGILMAVGVLESLVYGSVGGEPMGALRYMAESLRTVIPNENIVVLLLGMLSSVVDNVPLVAASIGMYNDPLNAPVWQFIALSAGTGGSLLIIGSAAGVAAMGMEKIDFLWYLKRVSWLALIGFFAGAGVFLAMA
- a CDS encoding aldo/keto reductase, with product MNKRPLGNSGMEITPVGFGAWAVGGNWKYGWGDQEDKDSVAAIHKALELGVNWIDTAAAYGLGHSEEVVARALADWPGERPYVFTKCGIVWDEKGEVDFKVPAQSVRREIEASLKRLKVDVIDLYQMHWPADELDETLEGWAEMAKLKAEGKVRWIGASNFSREELEKASEIAPVTSLQPPYSLLRREIEQDVLPYCGQHGIGVIVYSPMGSGMLTGAMTRERAAKLPKADWRSGNAEFQEPKLSENLRLVERLREVAAAHGRTPGEAAIAWTLRRPEVTGAIVGGRNAAQVEGIIGAMDFRLSDSEIAHIEGPVCARG